The following proteins are co-located in the Helicobacter acinonychis genome:
- a CDS encoding DUF5408 family protein encodes MQEGQEAQEIARKAVKIVFFLGLVVVLLMMINLYMLINQINASAQMSQKIKKIEERLNQGQQ; translated from the coding sequence ATGCAAGAAGGACAAGAAGCCCAAGAAATCGCTAGAAAAGCCGTTAAAATTGTCTTTTTTTTAGGGCTTGTGGTGGTGCTTTTGATGATGATAAACCTTTACATGCTTATCAATCAAATCAATGCGAGCGCTCAAATGAGCCAAAAAATCAAAAAAATAGAAGAAAGACTCAATCAAGGGCAACAATAG
- a CDS encoding dentin sialophosphopreproprotein: MKIIKIFLMITISLNAISVNKALFDLKDAQLKGDLVSKAVDIGGYQSNTKEWGATALNYINAANGDAKKFSALVEKMRFGSNLLGTLGMHARLKQALKLQKDLQYYLKIIARDSFYSYRTGIYIPLGVSLKDQKTAQKMLANLSVVTAYLKKQQESQKVQSPYYKNDYYNPMNYYNPYYGMYGMGMYGMYGGLYGGFFDGLYGFYPSMFFMAQVQDYLMLEDYMYAIDNEESLEHEDDNQLNAPTDDKSQQPTDLMSFYRDPKFSKDIQTNRLNHALINLDNGHTLKDNALFKTNAMPAKSVNAITSQAKELDHLVGQIREMKQDGASPSKIDAVVNKAMEVRDKLDNNLNQLDSSLKDSQKGLSSEQQAQVDKALDSVQQLSHSSDVVGNYLDGSLKIDGDDRDNADDLANNPIQTPINDADNMHTDDDKDKGNNALINPNNPTDIKTDGAADTKGSDTDNKDDNTNIDANDNSNANDTDDKNTNGMDNTDDTNNTDANDMNDNNADDSNNMNDNNADDSNNMNDSSNDTNDDSSNMNDDMNDDMSGTNDMGNGDSGDMGDNDDMGGSDDMGGSDDMGGSDDMGGSDDMGGSDDMGDMGDMGDMGN; this comes from the coding sequence ATGAAGATTATAAAAATATTTTTGATGATAACCATTAGCCTAAACGCTATAAGCGTGAATAAGGCGTTGTTTGATTTAAAAGATGCGCAATTAAAAGGGGATTTAGTCTCTAAAGCGGTGGATATTGGGGGGTATCAAAGCAACACTAAAGAGTGGGGGGCTACCGCTTTAAATTATATTAATGCGGCTAATGGCGATGCGAAAAAATTCAGTGCATTGGTGGAAAAAATGCGTTTTGGCTCTAATTTATTGGGGACTTTAGGAATGCATGCACGTTTAAAACAGGCTTTAAAATTGCAAAAAGATTTGCAATACTACCTTAAGATCATCGCTAGGGATTCTTTTTACAGTTACCGCACCGGTATTTATATCCCTTTAGGCGTTTCTTTAAAAGATCAAAAAACGGCTCAAAAAATGCTCGCTAATTTGAGTGTGGTCACGGCGTATCTCAAAAAGCAACAAGAAAGCCAAAAAGTCCAAAGTCCTTATTACAAGAATGATTACTACAACCCCATGAATTACTATAACCCTTATTATGGCATGTATGGGATGGGTATGTATGGCATGTATGGCGGTTTGTATGGGGGATTTTTTGATGGATTGTATGGCTTTTACCCTAGCATGTTTTTCATGGCACAGGTTCAAGATTACTTGATGTTAGAAGATTACATGTATGCAATAGACAACGAAGAAAGCTTGGAGCATGAGGATGACAACCAGTTGAATGCACCTACTGATGATAAATCCCAACAACCAACCGATCTCATGAGCTTTTATCGTGATCCTAAATTCAGTAAAGATATTCAAACCAACCGCTTAAACCATGCCCTAATCAATTTAGACAATGGCCATACGCTCAAAGACAACGCGCTTTTTAAAACTAATGCCATGCCCGCTAAAAGCGTCAATGCGATCACTTCTCAAGCCAAAGAGCTGGACCATTTAGTGGGGCAAATCAGAGAAATGAAGCAAGATGGGGCGAGCCCTAGCAAGATTGATGCAGTTGTTAATAAAGCTATGGAAGTTAGAGACAAGCTGGATAATAACCTTAATCAACTAGATAGCAGCTTAAAAGACTCTCAAAAAGGGCTTTCAAGCGAGCAACAAGCTCAAGTGGATAAAGCGCTAGACAGTGTGCAACAATTAAGCCATAGCAGCGATGTGGTAGGAAACTATTTAGATGGGAGTTTGAAAATTGATGGCGATGATAGAGACAATGCAGACGATTTGGCGAATAACCCCATTCAAACGCCCATCAATGATGCAGACAATATGCACACAGATGATGACAAAGACAAGGGAAATAACGCGCTCATAAACCCTAACAACCCCACGGATATTAAAACCGATGGCGCCGCTGACACAAAGGGGAGCGACACTGACAATAAAGATGATAACACTAACATTGATGCTAACGATAACAGCAACGCTAACGACACCGACGATAAAAACACCAACGGCATGGATAATACCGACGATACCAATAACACTGATGCGAACGACATGAACGATAATAACGCTGATGATTCGAATAACATGAACGATAATAACGCTGATGATTCGAATAACATGAACGATAGCTCCAATGATACCAACGACGATTCAAGCAACATGAACGATGACATGAATGACGACATGAGTGGCACAAACGACATGGGTAATGGCGATTCTGGTGATATGGGGGACAACGATGATATGGGTGGTAGCGATGATATGGGTGGTAGCGATGATATGGGTGGTAGCGATGATATGGGTGGTAGCGATGATATGGGTGGTAGCGATGATATGGGTGACATGGGCGATATGGGCGATATGGGGAATTGA
- a CDS encoding FAD-dependent oxidoreductase produces MSMEFDAVIIGGGVSGCATFYTLSEYSSLKRVAIVEKCSKLAQISSSAKANSQTIHDGSIETNYTPEKAKKVRLSAYKTRQYALNKGLQNKAIFETQKMAIGVGDEECEFMKKRYESFKEIFVGLEEFDKQTIKELEPNVILGANGIDRHESIIGHGFRKDWSTMNYAKLSENFVEEALKLKPNNQVFLNFKVKKIEKRNDTYALISEDAEEVYAKFVLVNAGSYALPLAQSMGYGLDLGCLPVAGSFYFVPDLLKGKVYTVQNPKLPFAAVHGDPDAIIKGKTRIGPTALAMPKLERNKCWLKGISLELLKMDLNKDVFKIAFDLMSDKEIRNYVLKNMVFELPVIGKREFLKDAQKIIPSLSLEDLEYAHGFGEVRPQVLDKTKRKLELGEKKICTHKGITFNMTPSPGATSCLQNALVDSQEIVAYLGESFELERFYKDLSPEELES; encoded by the coding sequence ATGAGTATGGAATTTGATGCCGTTATTATCGGGGGTGGGGTTTCAGGGTGTGCGACCTTTTATACTTTGAGTGAATACAGCTCCTTAAAGCGCGTGGCTATTGTGGAAAAATGCTCTAAATTAGCTCAAATTAGCTCCAGCGCTAAAGCTAATTCGCAAACCATCCATGATGGTTCTATTGAAACGAACTACACTCCTGAAAAAGCCAAAAAAGTGCGTTTGAGCGCTTATAAAACCAGGCAATACGCTTTGAATAAAGGCTTGCAAAACAAGGCGATTTTTGAAACCCAAAAAATGGCTATTGGCGTGGGCGATGAAGAATGCGAGTTTATGAAAAAACGCTACGAGTCCTTTAAAGAAATTTTTGTGGGGTTAGAGGAATTTGACAAACAAACGATTAAGGAATTAGAACCCAATGTGATTTTGGGGGCTAATGGCATAGACAGGCATGAAAGCATCATTGGGCATGGCTTTAGGAAGGATTGGAGCACGATGAATTACGCGAAGTTGAGCGAAAACTTTGTAGAAGAAGCCTTAAAATTAAAGCCCAACAACCAGGTGTTTTTAAACTTCAAAGTGAAAAAGATTGAAAAACGCAACGACACTTATGCACTCATTTCAGAAGACGCTGAAGAAGTGTATGCTAAATTCGTGTTAGTCAACGCTGGATCTTACGCTTTGCCTTTGGCTCAAAGCATGGGCTATGGCTTGGATTTAGGGTGCTTGCCTGTGGCGGGCAGTTTTTATTTTGTGCCGGATTTATTGAAGGGTAAGGTTTATACCGTTCAAAACCCCAAACTCCCTTTTGCGGCCGTGCATGGCGACCCTGATGCAATCATTAAAGGCAAAACGCGAATCGGACCCACCGCTTTAGCGATGCCTAAATTAGAGCGCAACAAATGTTGGCTTAAGGGCATTAGTCTGGAATTATTGAAAATGGATTTGAATAAAGATGTGTTTAAGATTGCATTTGATTTGATGAGCGATAAAGAAATCCGTAATTATGTGCTTAAAAACATGGTTTTTGAATTGCCTGTTATTGGTAAAAGGGAGTTTTTAAAAGACGCTCAAAAAATCATCCCCTCTCTTAGCCTAGAAGATTTGGAATACGCCCATGGTTTTGGCGAAGTGCGCCCACAAGTTTTAGACAAAACCAAGCGAAAACTAGAATTAGGCGAAAAAAAGATTTGCACCCATAAAGGCATTACTTTTAACATGACCCCTTCTCCAGGCGCGACAAGTTGCTTACAAAACGCCCTTGTGGATTCCCAAGAAATCGTTGCGTATTTGGGCGAAAGCTTTGAATTAGAACGATTTTATAAAGATTTATCTCCAGAAGAGTTGGAAAGTTAA
- a CDS encoding methyl-accepting chemotaxis protein, with translation MKSTKIGFKIVIMVCAVVVAISAIMGVIINYKVESVLQHQATELLQKEARLTGFKIQGIMKRIFIGVNTLEKFLSDENGSVNDALKRRLLSEFLLANPHVLLISAIYTKDNERVITAMNTRSKILYPSIALNPNMTNQAKSLKEATHSDPYYKEINGDKIYGMDITLPLMDKNQNSMGALNLFLNIDAFYTDIVGTSKSNTFLMGKDGRLLINPNHEIQSKILSAINPDKRVAKAVEYYDKNEAGTLSYHSLSGNTETFLAIQPFDFFEEKGDNSHHWRWAIGKYINKSLVFEEATNTRYIIITTLILGVLVLAFLVFVIISNLVTKRINVVNNTLNDFFNLLNNPKNNHAISLTPPNAYDEIGHMQASINENILKTQESIQADNEAIQNSLEVANFVESGDFTQEIACVPKNKDLQALRNTINSIIQYFRNQIGANIEALNNALEHYKNLDFTHHIQDPKANMEKALNTLGQEISSMLKASLGFANTLNNESKDLKTCVDNLTKTAHKQERSLQNTTKSLEEITNIITTIDSKSQEMISQGEDIKSVVDMIRDIADQTNLLALNAAIEAARAGEHGRGFAVVADEVRKLAERTQKSLSEIEANINILVQSIADNAESIKMQNKGVENIHRSINALQQDVQDNLTIANHSLQVSDKIDGISQDILEDVGKKKF, from the coding sequence ATGAAATCTACAAAAATTGGTTTTAAAATTGTCATAATGGTGTGTGCGGTTGTTGTTGCTATTAGTGCTATTATGGGCGTTATTATCAACTACAAGGTTGAAAGCGTGTTGCAACACCAAGCCACGGAATTGTTGCAAAAAGAAGCCCGACTGACTGGTTTTAAAATTCAAGGCATTATGAAGCGCATTTTTATTGGCGTTAATACCCTTGAAAAATTTCTAAGCGATGAAAACGGCTCTGTCAATGACGCTCTAAAAAGGCGCTTGCTCTCTGAATTTTTACTCGCAAACCCTCATGTGCTATTGATTAGCGCTATTTATACGAAGGACAATGAGCGGGTCATCACTGCGATGAATACCCGTTCAAAAATCCTTTATCCTAGCATCGCACTCAATCCAAACATGACCAATCAAGCCAAATCGCTCAAAGAGGCGACCCACTCAGACCCCTATTATAAAGAGATCAACGGCGATAAAATCTATGGCATGGATATTACTCTTCCTTTAATGGATAAAAATCAAAATTCTATGGGCGCGTTAAACCTCTTTTTAAACATTGATGCCTTTTATACAGATATAGTAGGCACAAGTAAAAGTAACACCTTTTTAATGGGGAAAGACGGTAGGCTTTTAATCAACCCCAATCATGAGATCCAAAGTAAAATTTTGAGCGCTATCAATCCGGATAAACGAGTGGCTAAAGCCGTAGAATATTATGACAAAAACGAAGCAGGCACTTTGAGTTACCATTCATTGAGCGGGAATACAGAAACCTTTTTAGCCATACAGCCCTTTGATTTTTTTGAAGAAAAAGGGGATAACAGCCATCATTGGCGTTGGGCTATTGGGAAATACATCAATAAGTCTTTAGTGTTTGAAGAAGCGACAAACACCAGATACATTATTATCACCACTTTGATTTTAGGCGTGTTGGTATTAGCTTTTTTAGTCTTTGTCATTATTTCCAATCTTGTCACCAAACGCATCAATGTGGTCAATAACACCCTAAATGATTTTTTCAACCTGCTCAATAACCCTAAAAATAATCATGCCATAAGCTTAACACCCCCAAACGCCTATGATGAAATCGGTCATATGCAAGCTTCTATCAATGAAAATATCCTTAAAACTCAAGAAAGCATTCAAGCCGATAATGAAGCGATTCAAAACAGCCTTGAAGTGGCTAATTTTGTGGAAAGTGGGGATTTCACCCAAGAAATCGCATGCGTGCCTAAAAACAAAGACTTGCAAGCCTTAAGAAACACGATTAATAGCATTATTCAGTATTTTCGCAACCAAATTGGCGCTAACATAGAAGCTTTAAATAACGCCCTAGAGCATTATAAAAATTTGGATTTTACCCACCATATCCAAGACCCTAAAGCCAACATGGAAAAAGCGCTCAACACTTTAGGGCAAGAAATTTCTAGCATGCTTAAAGCTTCTTTAGGGTTTGCTAACACGCTCAATAATGAATCCAAAGACTTAAAAACTTGCGTGGATAATTTGACCAAAACCGCCCACAAGCAAGAAAGAAGCTTGCAAAACACCACTAAATCCTTAGAAGAAATCACTAATATCATTACAACGATTGATTCTAAAAGCCAAGAGATGATCTCTCAAGGCGAAGACATTAAAAGCGTGGTGGATATGATTAGAGACATCGCCGATCAAACGAATTTATTAGCCCTAAATGCTGCTATTGAAGCCGCAAGAGCCGGCGAGCATGGGAGAGGCTTTGCGGTGGTGGCTGATGAAGTGCGAAAGCTCGCTGAAAGGACGCAAAAATCGCTCAGTGAAATTGAAGCGAATATTAATATTCTTGTTCAAAGCATCGCCGATAACGCTGAATCCATTAAAATGCAAAATAAGGGCGTGGAAAATATCCACCGCTCCATTAACGCCTTGCAACAAGATGTGCAAGATAATTTGACTATCGCTAACCATTCTTTACAAGTCAGCGATAAAATTGATGGGATCTCCCAAGATATTTTAGAAGATGTGGGTAAAAAGAAGTTTTAA
- the prfA gene encoding peptide chain release factor 1: MSILAEKLSSILKRYDELTALLSSAEVINDIKKLTELSKEQSSIEEISVASKEYLSVLENIKENKELLEDKELSELAKEELKILEIKKSELETTIKQLLIPKDPNDDKNIYLELRAGTGGDEAGIFVGDLFKAYCRYADLKKWKVEIVSSSENSVGGYKEIIALIKGKGVYSRLKFEAGTHRVQRVPETESQGRIHTSAITVAIMPEVDDVEISINPSDLKIEVFRAGGHGGQCVNTTDSAVRITHLPTNISVSMQDEKSQHKNKDKALKILKARLYEKQIEEQQLANAKDRKEQVGSGDRSERIRTYNYPQNRLSEHRINLTLYSLEEIMLSGNLDEVINPLIAHAQSQFE; the protein is encoded by the coding sequence ATGTCCATTCTAGCCGAAAAGCTTTCTTCCATTCTCAAACGATACGACGAACTCACAGCCTTACTCTCTAGTGCTGAAGTAATTAATGATATTAAAAAACTCACTGAATTGAGCAAAGAGCAAAGCTCTATTGAAGAAATTTCAGTGGCGAGTAAAGAGTATTTGAGCGTTTTAGAAAATATCAAAGAAAATAAAGAGCTTTTAGAAGACAAAGAATTGAGCGAACTCGCCAAAGAAGAATTGAAAATTTTAGAAATTAAAAAAAGCGAGCTAGAAACTACGATTAAGCAACTCCTTATCCCCAAAGATCCTAATGACGATAAAAATATCTATTTAGAATTAAGAGCTGGTACAGGGGGCGATGAAGCGGGCATTTTTGTAGGGGATTTGTTTAAGGCGTATTGCCGTTATGCAGATTTGAAAAAGTGGAAAGTAGAGATTGTGAGCTCTAGTGAAAATAGCGTAGGGGGCTATAAAGAAATCATCGCTTTGATTAAGGGCAAGGGCGTGTATTCAAGGCTCAAATTTGAAGCAGGCACGCACAGAGTCCAAAGAGTCCCTGAGACAGAATCTCAAGGGCGTATCCACACTTCCGCTATCACGGTAGCGATCATGCCTGAAGTAGATGATGTGGAAATTTCTATCAATCCTAGCGATTTAAAGATTGAAGTGTTTCGTGCTGGTGGGCATGGGGGGCAATGCGTCAATACCACAGACTCTGCGGTTCGCATCACGCATCTCCCCACTAATATCAGCGTGAGCATGCAAGATGAAAAATCGCAGCATAAAAACAAGGACAAAGCCCTAAAAATCTTAAAAGCACGCCTTTATGAAAAACAAATTGAAGAGCAACAACTCGCTAACGCTAAAGACAGAAAAGAGCAAGTCGGCAGTGGGGATAGGAGCGAAAGGATCCGTACCTACAATTACCCGCAAAACCGCTTGAGCGAGCATAGAATCAATTTAACTTTATATAGTTTAGAAGAAATCATGCTTTCAGGGAATTTAGATGAAGTGATCAACCCTTTAATCGCTCATGCTCAAAGCCAGTTTGAATAA
- the rplM gene encoding 50S ribosomal protein L13 — protein sequence MTKTAKVSDIVRDWVVLDAKDKVFGRLITEIAVLLRGKHRPFYTPNVDCGDFVVVINANKVKFSGMKLEDKEYFTHSGYFGSTKSKTLQEMLEKTPEKLYHLAVRGMLPKTKLGKAMIKKLKVYCDDKHPHTAQTSKKDAK from the coding sequence ATGACAAAGACTGCTAAAGTCAGTGACATCGTTCGTGATTGGGTCGTTTTGGACGCTAAGGACAAAGTTTTTGGCCGCTTGATCACTGAAATCGCCGTGCTTTTAAGAGGGAAACACCGCCCTTTTTACACCCCAAATGTGGATTGTGGGGATTTTGTAGTCGTTATCAATGCCAATAAGGTTAAATTTTCAGGCATGAAATTAGAAGATAAAGAGTATTTCACCCATTCAGGCTATTTTGGCAGCACCAAGAGTAAAACTCTCCAAGAAATGCTAGAAAAAACCCCTGAAAAGCTCTACCATTTAGCCGTTAGGGGCATGCTCCCTAAAACGAAATTAGGGAAAGCGATGATTAAAAAACTCAAAGTTTATTGTGATGATAAGCACCCTCACACCGCACAAACTAGCAAAAAGGACGCTAAATGA
- the rpsI gene encoding 30S ribosomal protein S9, which yields MRKIYATGKRKTAIAKVWLTPGKGELSINEQSLNQWLGGHEAIKMKVMQPLLLTKQEQSVDIKAVVFGGGYSAQAEALRHGISKALNAYDIVFRAILKPKGLLTRDSRVVERKKYGKRKARRSPQFSKR from the coding sequence ATGAGAAAAATCTATGCTACCGGTAAAAGAAAAACGGCTATCGCTAAAGTGTGGCTCACTCCGGGTAAAGGCGAATTGAGTATCAATGAGCAAAGCCTAAACCAATGGTTAGGTGGGCATGAAGCCATTAAAATGAAAGTCATGCAACCCTTACTTTTAACCAAACAAGAGCAATCCGTGGATATTAAAGCGGTGGTTTTTGGTGGAGGGTATTCTGCACAAGCGGAAGCCTTAAGGCATGGCATTTCTAAAGCCTTGAACGCTTATGATATTGTTTTTAGAGCCATTTTAAAACCTAAAGGCTTGCTCACTAGGGATTCAAGGGTGGTCGAGCGCAAAAAATATGGTAAAAGAAAGGCCAGAAGAAGCCCGCAATTCTCTAAAAGATAA